AGGAATTACGAAGAAGGACCCATCACACATGGAAGGATGAATGCTTATCTACAAGTTGCAAGGTTGATCAGGAGTCAGGACCACGTACCACAGCTGTGTCTAATGGGACATGGAACCACTTCTGATCCAACTACTGAACATGATCGATCTTCATTCATTTGCCAATTCTGAGACCAGATCCCTTGATAACCTGACGTGGAGAAACAATACTTGTCCCTAGCTACGGCTCCGGCTGCATTTGATTTGAACCAAAAGTGGCATTTCCATGTGCCTTGCATACTCTGTTCAAGTGTTCATtcatttatattcttttgtactCTAGTTACTATCCGTCGATGCTTTCCATGTATATTCATCATGTGTCGTATCtacgcaaaaaaaaaaaaaacaaacatgtgtcgtatgatttttttaagggaaaatggTTTGGGGGTGGGGAACTTGGAGCTTGCGACATAGGAGGGGGCAAAATGATTGCCTCTGAAATGTAAAATGATCGCCTATGTTGATGCTTTCGTGCATGTTTTCATTGGCTTTGGATCATCCCCACAAAAAACACTTTCAcattttttaaagggaaaattacatgattaattacttttgggttttcatttacaaaactgtccaccctatgtttgagttaacaaaaatagataaaaacaagttaaggtttacaaaactagacaaaatagtgtctctccctcctacatttacttttttagacatttttacccctatcaTTGCCTTCTCACCCAGGCATCCTCcattccctgcaaccctacccttgtacTAGCCACtaccattctctgctaccccaagtaacagaggaaaaaaaaagagattttttcagagggaAACTatcgaggaaggaaggagagtcactgttttgtctagttttgtaaaactaaacttgtttttgtctatttttgttaactcaaacattagGTGGACacttttgtaaatgaaaacccaaaagtaactaatcatgtaattttcccttttttaaatcCCACTACTTCACTTTTAGTTGATGAATATCTTTTAGTTGCAAAAGTTTttattcatttatataaattatGGAAAAAGGAACGCCATCCGGTCTTGTGCTGTGGTGTGTACAAGAGCCTAGACACAGTCAGGTGTAAAATAACCAACACACCCCTGCCTTTCCATGAGGATAGAGCGATCATGCCCTATTGTGTCTGAGCATATATACACATCACGACACCCGACTAGGGAtgacgttctttctcccaaaaattatttataGTGGCATTTATTTTATCATCACCAAAAGTAATTTGTTTACCACTACCACCCACCCGCACCCCACCTTCGTTAGCTCTGCCCTCGCTATACCCTCTGCAACCCCACCTCCCTACCCTTCGCCGTTTTCCCCACCTCACCCCCTCCCTTCGCCCTTCGCCCCTTCGCCCCTTCGCCCCTGTCCCTCGTCCCTGCATCCCTCTCACTTCCACCCTCTGTACTTTCCCCGCCTTCACCACTGCCCCAGTCCCAGCCCTCACCCCTCCGCCTGCAACTCCCGCCCCTGCACTGTATAgaatattaacattatataacATTTACTCCTTGTAAACGGTAATCcaaagattcaaaattcaaatattttgaataagTCAGTGGACGTTGGAGAGGTCCCATCATCTAAGAGTTATCTTAATCCGCAAAGTAGGAGTTTGTTAAGTGTAATTCAAACTAAGATACGTGTACTTGTATTACTAAACCGTTGGAGataaacaatatatatacaccaccctatcacataaaatgataaggTGAAACACTTTCAAATTCAAACTTGATCTTTATCTCCTTCTTTATCTCCCTAATCGTTGTAACTTGGTATTAGTCGCCAAAAGACCAACGTCATCTTCTCCAATGGCCAACTCCGACAACTCTACCACTTCGGGTAACACCATCACTACTCACAACAACATCATCGCTCCAACAAAtcttatctctcttctcccctgtGAAATTGGATAGAAACAATTACCTTCTCCGGAAATCCCAATTCCTACCTTTGCTTCATGCCCATGATTTATTCGGCTATGTCGATGGTAGCACTCCGCTCCACCGAaaactcttcctctctctcccgaAACCTTATCTTACGAAGTGCCTACTACCAACCCGGCTTATCTCACTGGAGAAAGCAAGACCAAATTATTCTCTCTTGGATAATATCGTCCTAACCGAGCTGCCTTGGCCCAGTTATCGGTCTCACTACCTCACATGCGGCTTGGAGCACTCTAGAACGCATTTATGCATCCCAATCACAAGCAAGAATAATGCAGCTCAAATATCAATTGCTTCAAATCAAGAGAGGACCCTATCAATGGTGAGTACCTTCGGCGAATCAAGAATCTAGTTGACAACCTTGCAGCTGCTGCAAACCCCATCTCGGACTCGGATGTGATTCTCGAGTATTTTGCGAGGACTCGGGCCCGAATATGAGTCGTTTGCGACGTCCATCACCACCAGACTTGAGCCATTGCCTTTGGATGATTTCACCGGTATCTTTGCTCAGCCAGGAAATCCTTCGTGACCAGCGTTCCACTCACCTCGACCTTCCAACGGTCGAAGCTAATGTTGCTGCCAAGAGTTCCAATACTTCTACAACTCGTGGTCGTGGCTATAGCAATTCAACTTCAAGGGGCGTGGCTATAGGAACTACAACAATGCGGGCCGTGGCAGGGAATTATCAACCAAATGCAACTCAAACCAATGCACAAGCAAGTGGCGGTCCGGATGCCAAATATGCCACCGGACTAACCACTGCAACCACCGCTACAATCGATATAATCCAAATTATCATGCTCCAACTACACCAGCTCAAACCGAAGCCTTCTGGCCACTCCTACGCCACGTTCGATGGGGCATGGTACCCCGACTCGGGTGCAACTCACCACATTACCTCTCGATATGGCTAACCTCGGTGTTAGTTCTCCATACAGGAACCGACCAAGTAAGGGTCGGCAATGGGGGCAGTTTGCGAATACAAAACACTGGCACTTCCCATATTGCATCTAATTTGAGAAATCTTTCATTAAATGATGTTTTACATGTGCCTCGCATCACTAAAAACCTATTATCGGTGAGTAAATTTACAGTGAGATAATGATGTTATCTGGAGTTTCACCCAAATTGCTGCTATGTGAAGGATCCGCGCACGGGGATCACTCTACTCAAAGGGCTGATTAAACATTTACTCCTGATTAACAATTGAAGAAATCAATTTACATGAACAAGCTATAGGATTTTGTCATTGTAAATGTTTAAGAGGTTAATTTTAATAAGTTCGAGATGACTTGTAAGTGGGAAAGTTACTTCCATTTTCATCCTTCCGCTGCATGTAAGAAGACAATACAAAATCCTTCCCCATCTCCTGCCCTCACCCCCCAGTTCCAACTTAATTGCGAACTGTCCCTTACCCTAACTTAATTTCTACCTTTCGCTGGAGCCGGATTCAGGTCCTCTGTAGTGCAACACAATGTGTAGCGTACCATCATACGGCCCTATGTGTttgggcacgcagcccaacaccctGCCCATAAGGCCGTTGGATGTGCTCTACACACTATGTCGcactacagaggagcccaacaCCTGGGGCCTCTGTAAGTCTGTAACCTACTCATCTGTCTTTCCCTCAACCCCAACCAAACACTGCCCCATTGCCCCCGCATTGGGCCTCCCAAAAGCTCTTTCCTCCAACAACCCCTTTGACTGAAAGGAGGGGGTACAAAGGAGTTACACAGGTTCCTATGTTAATATTACAGTAATGGAAAGTTTTATAAACAAAGTTGTCAGTTTTTTCGGCTAAGTCAAAAAAGAGATGTATAATATTCCAAGGTACAGGACGCTTGTAATTGGTTCTAGCATATTTAAGCTAGGACTATAActaaggattaaaatcctctacaattcCTTTATCTTGCGGTACTTTGCAAGCTAGGACCATAActaaggattaaaatcctctacaattcCTTCATCTTGCGGTACCTTGCAGTTTGagcctgagagctcgacatgtggaagatgttTCATTTAAcagtgcaattttttttatcttctttcttctcacaTGTTTCATGTGTTGAGTTCTCAGGCCTGACaaggcactgcagaggattttttttcaccAGATTGATTAACTTAAAATGGTCTAATGCAGTAAAACCACGACCAATTAATGTTTGGTTGGTAAAGTCATGTTTATTAGTCAGTTTCAATCAAATGGTTCCTAATCAGTTTTAACTTGTTTAAGAACCAATTTAACCTAATTGAGCCTTAATTAGTTTAGGCCACCTTGCATTGTTGATTCAGTTTCGGTTCAGATTTGGTTCTAACTAGTTATATTAGCTTTGAATCGTTGAATAATATCGATAACGTGAAAGCTCATGGCTGAAGATTACAGCTTCGAATCGTTGATCTACCCGGATCAAAAATGGACTGATAGATTATTCGTAAACTACAAAACCTAAAACCAGAACTGACCCAACCTACTATAGTGTTGTTGGTTCAGGGTTTTAATTGGTCAGTTCCTACCTAATCCTCGTTATCCATGATTGAGACTCCTATGATTTAACAAAATATTAACCAGGTCAGGGTACAAAATCGGTGATACCCATATCGAACCTATTCTGACCCGTTTCCATTCTTATAGCATACATAGAGGGGGAGGGTGCAAGGTTTGGCTTGACGACCCGGAGCCCCCGGAAACCCGTCCAAAAAATtcagggtttgggctgggttttCAGCCCCTGGGTTGAACTAAAGTCATGATTTTCAGGCACCGGTTGGGCCTTTCCTGGCCCAGCCTTTCCACAAATGTATTCATTATAAAACTGTTATGGAAAAAGAACGTTAACTCGTCACGTGGCACCTGCATCTATACATAGAGAACACATGAAAGTACCATCTTATCCCTATGAAATTAAAATATTGGATCTATGTTGATGCTCttgcatgtgctctcattggccctttcGCTGGTGAATGTACTATATGATCAAACAATGATCTCTTGACcgatatatatatgtatagatATATGAAAGGCTTGATTTGAGAATATCCCAAGCTGACCTTGGGCAGGTCCAGACCAAACCTAGAGTGAGCCTTGTGAACCTCGGACTAGGCTTGGGTTCTCAAAGACCCAGCCCAGCCTGGCCCAGCCAGTTACAATATAGTTAGTTTGAGGAATCAATATACCGATTCGTATCCGTATCAATAGAGAGCTGACGGATCCCATACTGGTGGATTTGGTAcagatcaagggtaaaaatgtccaACAAGCCAGTTACCGATGTTTTTTAATTGGGTAAATCTATCCAATCCTGACCGATAGAGCCGATCCTGATAGCAATTATTAAACCCTGCATGCCATTGCCAGACACGTGTCCTTCTCGAAGCCGACCGCCTTTTTTTTGTATGGAAGTATTGAAGGTGACTGCCATGGTTTCCAGCCTTCTAACTTGttttttaactgtttaagtGGTGTAGGGCCTTCTAATGAAAATGAAtgcagaaaaaaacaaaaacagaaaagaacccCGATCGATACAATGAAAATCAATAAGTGTTTTACATTGATGAATTGATAAATACAGATTACATGATTCCAATCTCAATCTTTTTACAGCTTATCATGGCTAGCTAGCTGCCTATTGCCATTATGaacatataataataataataaatctgTAAATTACATCACTACTAGCTATTGTATTTTAACCCAAATCCCTTCACTAGGTATCTCTTGGAGAACCACAAATAAAAGATAATACCCAGGAGGTGCCATTACAACCGAACTTGGAGTTGTCACCGACACATCATGTACAGAATTCGTCACCGATGTCACATGTCTTCCACCCAATTCCAACAACCTTTGATTCATGGAGAACGAGTGTGTTGTGAACGTTGGTGACACCATTGTCACTCTTACCCCCTTTTCGTTCACCGCTATGGGTACCGAAAACCGTATTACCAACTGTTGACCATATCTTACCTTCGTTTGTGATGCTGGAGCAATGATCTTTGGCCGGAATTTTGAACCCATATAATCAGGTGAGAATGCCTCCAAGCTTAAGTCCGTCGGATATAAAACGCCGGTGAAGTTGTAAAACGCATGTGGATTATTTCCTCCCACTAGAACTCTACCGTCACGTAGTAAGATTGCAGAAGAATGGTAGAGACGAGGAATTGAAGATGGGTTTTGGACTTCAAAACGAGACCCAGGTGGATTTTCGGGTCGGTAGATCACCGGTTTGAGAACTGGATCTCGACCCAGTTCCCACCCTGCAGTACCCCTTGCAGCACCATTTATGAGCAAGACATTGCCGTTGGGTAGTAAAATCATGTCTCCCATCAGTCTTGCTAAGGGCATTGTCTCCATGTACCAATTCGGATTCGGGTCAGTTATTCGGATCCTCCCACATGACATTAAACCTCCGATGAACTTCCCTGAATTCGATTCACGGAATGACCCTCGTGGAGCTCCACCGCAGATGAGAACATCAGCATTCACCGACGGTTGATGTATGTTCTTCAGTGGGAGTAGAACCGACGAACCTGTGCTTGGGTAGTTTCGAGGTTGGCCGCCCGGAATAACCGGAAAATTTTTCACGACGACATTTTTGTTGTAATCAAGCAAGATTGCTCGATTGTTAGCAAATATGAATAAATGGCCATCGACATTAAGGTGAACAAAAGGGTAGAGATTGTTCTCTTCTGGGTCTGTGGTTTGTCGAAGAAATGGTAAAGAGAATACCCGATTGGTGGATTCGGATTTCGGGTAGaactcataattgaattgtagCCGACCACCGATGATGATGACCCGACCGTCCGGTAAAATATGATTGGTTGCATACCAACGTGGTACAAAGAGTCCAAATGAAGTCTCTTCCCAATCACAACCACTACTACAAGGTCGGAAAATCCTGACCACACGTTCACCATCATTGTATCCACCGGTTTGGATGAGGTGACCGTCAGGAGAAACGGCACCGGAAGAACACCAGATATTTGTTCGGACCATAAGGGGTCTTATAGAATTAGAGAAGACATCATACTCAGCTGAGTGAGCAGTGCAGTCATGTTTGAGTAAAAGGTCATGAGGGTCATTCCGACATTTGCCGGTGGGTAAAGCGAGATTTGAAGAGCCGAAGTCAGTGCGGTCGTAGATTACTACGCGATCGTTATGGAGAAGCTGCATGTGCATGGCTGAGATCCCAATGTTTCGCTTCAGGAGACCCCATTGGCCTCCTGCAGCTGATGCttttgtgaaaaagaagaagaagaagaagaagaaggagaaggaaagaatggGTGATGGTGCCATCAAGGCTTGATGGCCGCCTGCAGgtggaagtggaagaagaatgatgagttGAAGTGGGTGAGGATCTGTGTAAGAGCTTAACCTTATTTAAATCCTGTGAGAGGAGAAGGGTTGGAGTTGAAACACTCGTTCAAGAAAATGAGATTATTGTCCTTGCTGGGTTTATCCTTCTTTTGTCGTTGTTGGATTAGTCACCAATCAAGTTTAGACTGTagagggtaaggcggtcattgtgcgtGACAttgtgtctgtgcagcacagGTAGGACAGGACAGCAATCTGTGTAGGAGAGGGAGTGACAGAGAGAGGGGAAAGAGGGGAAAGAGGGGAAAGAGTGTCGTGATggatctttctttctcttctaatTCAGTCAAtattgttgtgtgtgtgtgtgtgtgttttttttaaggagaagaagagaaagacgaATTCCATTAACAGGGTTTGTTAAGATGGCGACAAAGCTTCAGTAACACTCTAAATTCCCAATCCTTCCCCCCTCACCCTCTCTccctcctaaaataaaataaaaaaccaaaaataatacAGCCATGTGGTAATGGTAATCACACTGTAGATTGGATGCAAAGAGAAGAATATGCTGACTTGCActtctcacaaaaaaaatgggGCAAAATCTAGAATTCGTTAGATTGGTGGGTACCATTTCATTATAGGGAAAGAGTTCCTCTGAGGAAGGACAGAGTGGTAAATTATGTGTATAGGTTTTGCTATGTATTTGTAGCAAGCTAGGGTTCTTTCTTTGGTTTGAGGACGAGTGGTTGTAAACTTATTCTATATTAAACTTATTCTATATTGTTGATAGTGAAGTAGATCTCATCTCCACTTGGATGTAGAgaaccatgtaaatcttcttacgtgcattgtgtgattgtttttgTTCACGATTTTCattcacaaattttttttttatataaaggAAGTGCGGCATAGAGAAATGCATCAATGAGTTGTGACGAAATTATAGCAATCATCGGAGGGCAACAAAgacatttcatgtgaagagaataaaaatagaCATAGAGACACCAGCGTACCCTATCTCATaagctcaaagaaccttttccctacCTTTATTGTAAGGGAAAGAGATCATGCAGCGCACGCCACACAATGCCCTGACACACGTGTGCGCAAAATGACCGCCACGCCCCATATTACCTAGGAAATGACCCAGGGTGCGGTGGGCATTTAGCACGCCCCTATGTTAGAGCGCTAGGGCGGCGTGTCTAGGCCCGGGTggctttctttctcccttattataataaaagaaaaaatatgcgTCAGTGTTCCCTGTGAGGGGGGGGGAAACATGGCCCCTGCTTGCGCAAGGCCTAATGAGAACACGCACGTTGGCATCATGGAGGCGGGATCTCTACCTTTACTGGGGAAGGGCGATCATTTCCTCCGGggcccccatgtgtctaggtgtggATGCGCAAAatactcccccacagagaactttatTCCATCAAGTACGTATTCTCATCTCTCACggaatttattttgatatcTCCTCTGGATAAATCAAAGTTTGCTTAACGAAGGAGGAAAGTCAATGATTCTTATTCAATGCGCACTCTTGGAAAATACAGTTGGAAGGCGAAGCTAGTGCAGTCGTTGCTTTTGTCCGGAATGAGAGAATGCACAACTGTAAAGGTTACTACCATGTCCCCACACTGCACACCCAAGTTAGTTAATGTTACATCACCCACTTGTGTTGTGAGTGGGGCTACAAAGATTTCCCACATGAAGCATATTTGCCTTTTAATGATATGTAATTTCCAATTTCCTTTCTATGAAAAGCAAACATCAATCATTAATCAAAGTCCCAAGGATTTAGTAGACCTTAATACATGATTTGCGAGATGTTCTTCCAAACGGGTAGTCGGAACGGAGATGATTGGTCACATGTCACATTTAAAAActtaatatttatattttttttcgtAGTTTTAAGATTTTCAAAACTTGCATTTGATCAAGTAAAAAATTCTTACGCGTGAGCAGATGACGGGCTTAGGGTCTTCTATCTACAAATTTTGGGTTCCACATGGACTGCTGTGTGAAAGATATTCAAGTGCTCATTTGGAGATTATTTTTCAAGCTACCCGCTTAGAAATCCCCTCTCCTATAAATTTTTTGGGCAAGAGTCATTATTTGGTCATCTAACCCCACTCGACATatgcggtttt
The sequence above is a segment of the Telopea speciosissima isolate NSW1024214 ecotype Mountain lineage chromosome 7, Tspe_v1, whole genome shotgun sequence genome. Coding sequences within it:
- the LOC122666818 gene encoding aldehyde oxidase GLOX-like isoform X3; this translates as MAPSPILSFSFFFFFFFFFTKASAAGGQWGLLKRNIGISAMHMQLLHNDRVVIYDRTDFGSSNLALPTGKCRNDPHDLLLKHDCTAHSAEYDVFSNSIRPLMVRTNIWCSSGAVSPDGHLIQTGGYNDGERVVRIFRPCSSGCDWEETSFGLFVPRWYATNHILPDGRVIIIGGRLQFNYEFYPKSESTNRVFSLPFLRQTTDPEENNLYPFVHLNVDGHLFIFANNRAILLDYNKNVVVKNFPVIPGGQPRNYPSTGSSVLLPLKNIHQPSVNADVLICGGAPRGSFRESNSGKFIGGLMSCGRIRITDPNPNWYMETMPLARLMGDMILLPNGNVLLINGAARGTAGWELGRDPVLKPVIYRPENPPGSRFEVQNPSSIPRLYHSSAILLRDGRVLVGGNNPHAFYNFTGVLYPTDLSLEAFSPDYMGSKFRPKIIAPASQTKVRYGQQLVIRFSVPIAVNEKGVRVTMVSPTFTTHSFSMNQRLLELGGRHVTSVTNSVHDVSVTTPSSVVMAPPGYYLLFVVLQEIPSEGIWVKIQ
- the LOC122666818 gene encoding aldehyde oxidase GLOX-like isoform X1 encodes the protein MAPSPILSFSFFFFFFFFFTKASAAGGQWGLLKRNIGISAMHMQLLHNDRVVIYDRTDFGSSNLALPTGKCRNDPHDLLLKHDCTAHSAEYDVFSNSIRPLMVRTNIWCSSGAVSPDGHLIQTGGYNDGERVVRIFRPCSSGCDWEETSFGLFVPRWYATNHILPDGRVIIIGGRLQFNYEFYPKSESTNRVFSLPFLRQTTDPEENNLYPFVHLNVDGHLFIFANNRAILLDYNKNVVVKNFPVIPGGQPRNYPSTGSSVLLPLKNIHQPSVNADVLICGGAPRGSFRESNSGKFIGALNTCGRIRITDPNPKWSMETMPLARVMGDMTLLPNGHILIINGAARGTAGWELGREPVFKPVLYRPDNPSGSRFEVQNPSSIPRLYHSTAILLRDGRVLVGGNNPHVFYNFTGVLYPTDLSLETFSPEYIGSGFSDLWVRIIAPTSQTKLGYKQPLVVRFSVSSVVREEKVWVTMVTPSFTTHSFSMNQRLLVLGGENVTLVANSMYDVSVTTPTSAFLAPPGWYLVFVVHQDIPSEGIWVHIQ